Genomic window (bacterium):
GAGAAGGATCTGGGAGGGCGCTCGGATGGCTAGCTTCGCGTTCACCACCCATGTCGGCGACGGGTGGGCGGTCGTGCGCACCCGCGGGTACCTCAGCCGCGCGGCGGGCGAGCAGCTCGAGCGCGAGATCATGCGGCTGCTCGAGGCGGGGGAGCGGCGGTTCGTCGTCAATCTCAGGGAGACCGACCTCATCAACAGCGTGGGCATCTCCATCCTCATCGGCGTCATCGAGCGGGTGCGCGGCCTCGGGGGGGAGCTGGTGTTCTCCGAGCTCACCGCGGTCAACGAGGAGATCTTCCGGATCATGGGCCTGCACCGCCACGCGCGCCTGGTGCGTGCCGACGACGAGGTCGGGGGGTGAGGGGGCGATGAGACACGCGAACGCGCCGGACAGCGCATCGCAGATGCGCAGGCTGATGTTCAGCATCGCAACGATGGAGGAGCTCGGCGACGTGCTCAGCTCCCACAACCACTTCCACGACAACCTCCAGACCGCGCTGCTGAGCCTGATGGGGGCGGTCCCCGTGGCGCGGGGCGCGCTGCTGCTCTACGACCGGCGCAGCGGCGAGCTGGAGGTGGCGGCGGTCCGCGGCTCCTCGGCGGTGGCCGCGGGGGTGCGGCTGGCCTTCCCGCCGGCGCGGGCGGAGGCGCTCTGGCGGCGCCGGCGGCCGCTGCTGCTCGAGCACCCGCCCACGGGCCTCGGCTCGTGGGTGCGGCGCACGGGCGCGCTCCAGGAGCTGGGGGCCGTCGCCCTCGCGCCGCTGCGCTTCAAGAAGGAGCTGGTCGGGGCGGTGGCTCTCGGCGAGAAGTACACGGGCGAACCGTACGACGAGTCCGACTACGAGCTGATCATGGTCATGGCGAACTACATCGCCATCGGCGTCCACAACCAGGCGCTGCTGAGTCACCTCGAGAAGGCGAACACCGCGCTGCGGCGCAAGGTCACCGAGAACCGGCGCCTGTACCGCAACCTCGAGGGCATCTACGCCGACACGGTGAAAGCGCTGGGCGCCGCGATCGACGCCAAGGACCCGTACACCCGCGGGCACTCCGACCGCGTCGCGCGCATCGCGGTGGCGCTGGGCAAGGCGCTGGGCCTGCCGGAGGCGCAGATCAGCGCGCTGCGCGTCGCCAGCCACCTGCACGACATCGGCAAGATCGCGGTCGACAACAGCGTGCTGCTCAAGCCGGGGAGGCTCGACGAGACGGAGATGCTGCAGATCCACCGGCACCCGGCAGTCTCCTACGACATCCTCTCGAACATCGCGTTCCCGTACCCGGACGTCGCGCTGATCGCCCGCCACCATCACGAGTGGGTCAACGGGTCGGGCTACCCCGACCGGCTCGGCCCGGAGCGCCTCCTGCCGGGCATGAAGATCATCTGCATCGCGGACGCCTTCGACGCGATGACCTCCGACCGCCCGTACCGTCCCGCCCTGGATCTGCCGGAGGCGGTCCGGCGCATCCGGGAGGGCGTGGGCGTCCAGTTCGACGGCGAGGTCACCCGGGCGTTCTTCGACGTCCTGCGCGCCGAGGTCTGCGGGGATGCGGCGGAGCCGGCCCTCATCGCGGGGCTCAACCGGCACTTTTCCGCCGACGCGGTGATCGGGCGCATCGACCGGATCCTGTCCGACCTGGAGCCCGTGCACGGTTGAGCCCCGGCCGCGCAGCTGCTTGACAAAACCGCCGCCAGTCCTTAGGTTTTCGGCGGTCCGGGCGGTGTCAGGCACTCCCGGCGGGGAAGGAAGGCGGTGAGGACGGCATGGCCCCCCTGAACGAGCGCGAGCGCACGGTCCTGGCGTTGACCGTGATGCACCACATCCGCAGCGGCGAGCCGATCGGGTCGCGTTACCTCGCGGAGCAGCTCGACCTCGACGTCAGCCCGGCGACCATCCGGAACACGATGGCCGACCTCGAGGAGAAGGGGTACCTGCGCCAGACCCATGTCTCTTCGGGGAGGGTGCCCACCGACCTCGGCTACCGGTTCTACGTCGACGAGGTCGTCGGCGTGCGGCCGGCGCGGCGCGAGGGGCTCGAGGGGATGCGCGAGCGCATCGCCAGCCGGCGCAGCGAGATCGGCGAGCTCATCCGGGAGACCACGCGGACGCTCTCGGCGGCGTCGCGCCAGGCGGGCCTCGTGCTCGGCCCGCGGCTGCTGGACGCCCGGCTCGAGCACCTCGAGCTGCGCCGCGTGGCCTCGCGGCGGGTGCTCTCGATCTTCGTCACCGAGAGCCGGCTCGTCCAGACGCGGGTGCTTGAGCTGCCGGAGGACTGGCCGCAGGAGGACCTGGACGCCATGGCACGGGTCTGGAACGAGCGCTTCGCCGGCCTTGCGCTGCGCGAGGTGCGGACGCGGCTCGCGGTCATGATGGCGGCCGAGCGCGCCGCGCTCAACTCGCTGGTGCTGCGCGCTCTCGAGCTGGGACGCCTGGCGCTGGCGGCGCGCGAGCCGGCCGAGGAGCTGTACCTGGATGGCGCGGCCAACATCCTCGACGTGCCGGAATTTGCCGACCCCGGCAAGGCGCGGGCGCTCGTGCGCGCCATCGAGGAGAAGGGCCGGTTGTGCACGCTCCTCGACGAGTGCCTGCGGGCCGATCGCGTGCGGGTCTTCATCGGCGGGGAGGTCAGCCTTCCCGGCCTGACGGACGTCAGTCTCGTGACGGCGCCCTACCGGCGCGACGGGGAGCCGATCGGCGTGCTCGGCGTCATCGGCCCGACCCGGATGGCCTACGAGCGCATCATCCCGATCGTGGCCTGCGCCGCCGACGACCTGGGCGATTGCCTCAGCCGCGCGTGACGCGCCGGCGATCGGGGATTATCCTTTCAGGGGAGGCTCAAGAAGACATGACCAGACCGCAGTCCGAGGAAGCCGGGGCGGAGCCCGGAGCGGCGCGGCCCGCCGCGGATCCCGCCTCCGAGGTCGAGGCCCTGCGCGCGGAGCTCGCGACGCTCCGCGACCGGCACCTGCGGCTGCAGGCCGAGTTCGAGAACTACCGCAAGCGCCAGCAGCGCGAGCGCGAGAGCGCCAACCGGCACGCGAAGGAGCGGTTGCTGCGGGAGCTGCCCGACGTGATCGACAACCTCGAGCGGGCGCTGCGCCACGCGGCGGCGCCCGATGCGGCCCCTGAGAGCCTCGCGCAGGGCGTGGATCTGGTCGCCAGGCAGCTCACGGAGGTCCTGGCCCGCTTCGGGGCCGAGCCCATGACCGCCGTCGGCGCGCCGTTCGACCCGCACCGCCACGAGGCGATGGCCAGGGTCGAGACCTCGGGTGACCCGCCGGACGGCACCGTGGTGGAGGAGTTCCGTCGCGGCTGGCTCCTCGACGGCAAGGTCCTGCGCCCGGCGCTCGTCGCGGTCGCCAAGGTCCCGGGCGAGGGCGCGGGCACCGGCACGTGACCGGCCGTCCGGCGGGGCGTCGCCGGCGCGTCGCCGGCGCGTGCGCGACGGTGGCGGCCCTTGCGCTGGCGCTCTGCGCGGGATGCGGGAAGAAGGCGCCGCTGCGTCTCCCGGACCAGCGTCCCGCCGAGCGCGCCGGCGCGCCCAGGCTCTCGGTGCGGGAGGGGCAGGTCACGCTGGAGTTCTCGGTGCCGGCGCACCGGGTATTCCCGGAGCGCCAGGACCCCTGGGTGCTGGCGCGCATCCTGCGGCGCGACATTCCCGCGCGGGACTTCGTCGAGGTCGGGACGATCCTCGAGCGCAACGGCTTCGCATTCGAGGCGCCGCTCTCCTGGAGCGAGGCGGCGCGGTCCGCGGGGTCCAGCGCGTACCGGGTCGAGTTCCGCGACGCCGCGCGGCAGCGGCGCGCGCTCTCCGATCCTGTCGAGATCGCGTGGCAGCAACCGCCGGCCGCGCCGGCCGGGGTGACGGCCAGCGGGGACGACCATGCCGTGGTCCTCGCCTGGGTCCCGCCCTCCGGGCCCGCGGCGGGGGCGCGCTATCGCGTCTACCGGCGCGAGGCGCCGGACGGCCAGGTCGAGAGCCTGACGCCTGTGCCCCTCGAGGAGCCGCGCCACACCGACTCGCGGGTCAAGCCGGCGCGCGAATACTGCTACCGGGTGCGGGCGGTGCTCGGGCCGCCGGCCGGCGAGGTGGAAGGTCCCTCGAGCGCGGAGGTGTGCGCCCGCACCGATGACGTCACCCCGCCGCCGCCTCCGGCTGCCCTGCACGTCACGGCGGGGCCCGGCAGTTTCCAGCTGACCTGGGACGAGGTGGCGGTCCCCGACCTGCTCGGCTACCGGATCTACCGGTCGATCGACGATGGGCCGCTCGAGCTGCTCACGCCGATGCCGGTGCGCGGGAACGCTTGGCGCGAGGAGACACCCGGCGCGCGGGCGGGAGCCCGCTATCGGTACGTCGTCACTGCGGTCGACACCGCGGCGCGGGCGAACGAGAGTCCCTTCTCGCCCGCGGCGGAAGGGCCGGCCGTGCCTGCGGCCGGCGCGCCCTGAAGAGAGGCCCCCGCAGGGGACGGGGGAAGACCAAAGACCCTAGCCGGCGTCGGTCGCGCCCTTGGCCTTCTCCCGCTGGTAGGCCTCCTTGCCGGCCTCGACCGCGGAGTGGATGAGCGAGCGCTTCTCGTCGAGGAAGTCGCGGCCGCGTCCGACCGTGGAGGATACCTTCTCCTTGGCCTGGTCGATGTAGTCGGATGCCTGGTCCTTGAGGTGCTGGGAGAAATCGCGGATGCGCTCGGCGGACTCCTTGCGCGCCTGGGGGGCGAGCAGAAGCACCGCTGCGGCGCCGGCGACCGTGCCGAGCAGGAAGGAAACGACGATGGTGGTTCCGCTGCAACCGTCCTCGCGACTCATGGGGTGCCTCCCTTTTTCAAG
Coding sequences:
- a CDS encoding fibronectin type III domain-containing protein, which produces MTGRPAGRRRRVAGACATVAALALALCAGCGKKAPLRLPDQRPAERAGAPRLSVREGQVTLEFSVPAHRVFPERQDPWVLARILRRDIPARDFVEVGTILERNGFAFEAPLSWSEAARSAGSSAYRVEFRDAARQRRALSDPVEIAWQQPPAAPAGVTASGDDHAVVLAWVPPSGPAAGARYRVYRREAPDGQVESLTPVPLEEPRHTDSRVKPAREYCYRVRAVLGPPAGEVEGPSSAEVCARTDDVTPPPPPAALHVTAGPGSFQLTWDEVAVPDLLGYRIYRSIDDGPLELLTPMPVRGNAWREETPGARAGARYRYVVTAVDTAARANESPFSPAAEGPAVPAAGAP
- a CDS encoding STAS domain-containing protein is translated as MASFAFTTHVGDGWAVVRTRGYLSRAAGEQLEREIMRLLEAGERRFVVNLRETDLINSVGISILIGVIERVRGLGGELVFSELTAVNEEIFRIMGLHRHARLVRADDEVGG
- the hrcA gene encoding heat-inducible transcriptional repressor HrcA, producing MAPLNERERTVLALTVMHHIRSGEPIGSRYLAEQLDLDVSPATIRNTMADLEEKGYLRQTHVSSGRVPTDLGYRFYVDEVVGVRPARREGLEGMRERIASRRSEIGELIRETTRTLSAASRQAGLVLGPRLLDARLEHLELRRVASRRVLSIFVTESRLVQTRVLELPEDWPQEDLDAMARVWNERFAGLALREVRTRLAVMMAAERAALNSLVLRALELGRLALAAREPAEELYLDGAANILDVPEFADPGKARALVRAIEEKGRLCTLLDECLRADRVRVFIGGEVSLPGLTDVSLVTAPYRRDGEPIGVLGVIGPTRMAYERIIPIVACAADDLGDCLSRA
- a CDS encoding YtxH domain-containing protein; the protein is MSREDGCSGTTIVVSFLLGTVAGAAAVLLLAPQARKESAERIRDFSQHLKDQASDYIDQAKEKVSSTVGRGRDFLDEKRSLIHSAVEAGKEAYQREKAKGATDAG
- a CDS encoding HD domain-containing phosphohydrolase; the protein is MRHANAPDSASQMRRLMFSIATMEELGDVLSSHNHFHDNLQTALLSLMGAVPVARGALLLYDRRSGELEVAAVRGSSAVAAGVRLAFPPARAEALWRRRRPLLLEHPPTGLGSWVRRTGALQELGAVALAPLRFKKELVGAVALGEKYTGEPYDESDYELIMVMANYIAIGVHNQALLSHLEKANTALRRKVTENRRLYRNLEGIYADTVKALGAAIDAKDPYTRGHSDRVARIAVALGKALGLPEAQISALRVASHLHDIGKIAVDNSVLLKPGRLDETEMLQIHRHPAVSYDILSNIAFPYPDVALIARHHHEWVNGSGYPDRLGPERLLPGMKIICIADAFDAMTSDRPYRPALDLPEAVRRIREGVGVQFDGEVTRAFFDVLRAEVCGDAAEPALIAGLNRHFSADAVIGRIDRILSDLEPVHG
- a CDS encoding nucleotide exchange factor GrpE; this encodes MTRPQSEEAGAEPGAARPAADPASEVEALRAELATLRDRHLRLQAEFENYRKRQQRERESANRHAKERLLRELPDVIDNLERALRHAAAPDAAPESLAQGVDLVARQLTEVLARFGAEPMTAVGAPFDPHRHEAMARVETSGDPPDGTVVEEFRRGWLLDGKVLRPALVAVAKVPGEGAGTGT